A window from Anaerolineae bacterium encodes these proteins:
- a CDS encoding cyclic nucleotide-binding domain-containing protein: protein MKEEAIKNTPLFAELTDSEQRALGKRMRLENYKPGETLFFKGGESDVLYLIKEGWVKLSAGENQPGVANLGPGSLVGETDFFLGQTHAMTARASGGVIVWSLNNADLAEVIAERPAIGLNLGLAFGAGIIQYQPRLTGQLAEIPFLQELSDRERAVLAQHLSPQRYFANDAIYRSGDAPTGIFFLEKGMVRLLGDTDDDYTELASGDAFGEMAVISGKPHSNTAQAANEVVLWQLSPADFAALAESNPSIKTKLGRNLRASLTLADQEYALTILQRLPLFEDLAEDALKDVARLLLLRHIPAGEFVFNQGDPGEALYIVDSGTVEAISDSPDKPQELVGRFVAGDFFGENALLTGKTRSFTTYAATDANLWGLYRTDFDNLLVKYPQLSVALGRVVREQLDASGGYAMEPHLKKIALLGGLSRRQLDELSTRLQARRYQGGSIIYYEGQANDEMYFVGQGQIERWVTTMQGPVLLEMHEQGDFFGEIALLSGKAHPDTAHVLVDSNVWVLTKAEFEDFVQRYPNLALVFNRLLGERLEETMRRMRGAAPQRALPATTGAPPSRPMTPTRGPVMMPPVPVRPVGPSAGFQPSRPVPALPSRTYPAPGPSVHSQHTTAMPPIRPSGPSVHSQHTTAMPPVRPPGSAVHSQHTAAMPPVRAEPSRPVQPQRKSKPGRKVKKSPARPGDPTRGMPHPFSTEAAPTEAKSKPARKPPKPKRKGPGAASRPAPVGAYAEAAPVSRGTDPVREKSAGAQTGQRLDAPSVSPAQKVERSRRSTSQAMSQPRVTSNRRLKRYNTSLSVWFAKRSLLAKIGILGILILLTWLCGISAPSLIINSLAATFEDEGALPGDKRSIMNQMRQEGAVGAMAALPFVETATPTPTETPTPTLTPTPSATPTETPLPTLTPTPTNTPTPTETPTPIFTPTPTNTPRPLFTNTPGPPTETPTPEPTPTPDVDFRLVSVRQLTPCENQGKHHIFIKVQDPGGQGINGVPVKIAWATDFIVSQTETKTDLKGSLDPGRIDFAMFKGTYEVSIQGGTSEVATGITPDFGVNETCPDNDNPVANSLYHISFEVIFERTF from the coding sequence TTGAAAGAAGAAGCAATAAAAAATACGCCCCTGTTTGCCGAACTGACCGACAGCGAACAACGCGCCCTGGGCAAACGGATGCGTTTAGAAAACTACAAACCCGGCGAAACCCTCTTTTTTAAGGGCGGCGAGAGTGACGTGCTGTACCTGATAAAAGAAGGTTGGGTCAAACTCTCGGCCGGTGAAAACCAGCCGGGAGTGGCTAATCTTGGCCCCGGCAGCCTGGTGGGCGAAACCGATTTCTTTTTGGGCCAAACCCACGCCATGACGGCTCGCGCCTCCGGCGGCGTCATCGTCTGGTCGCTAAATAACGCCGACCTGGCTGAAGTTATCGCCGAACGCCCCGCAATCGGCCTCAACCTGGGGCTTGCCTTTGGCGCGGGCATCATTCAATATCAACCGCGCCTCACCGGCCAACTGGCCGAAATCCCCTTTTTACAAGAATTATCAGATAGAGAGCGGGCCGTGCTGGCCCAGCATCTCTCTCCGCAGCGTTATTTTGCCAACGACGCCATTTACCGCAGCGGCGACGCCCCCACCGGCATCTTTTTCCTGGAAAAAGGCATGGTCCGGCTTTTGGGCGATACCGATGACGATTATACCGAACTTGCCTCCGGCGACGCCTTTGGCGAGATGGCCGTCATCTCCGGCAAACCCCATTCCAATACGGCCCAGGCCGCCAATGAGGTGGTGCTCTGGCAGCTCAGCCCGGCCGATTTTGCCGCGCTGGCCGAATCCAACCCTTCCATCAAAACCAAACTTGGCCGAAATTTACGCGCCAGCCTGACCCTGGCCGACCAGGAATATGCCCTGACCATTCTCCAGCGGCTCCCTTTATTTGAGGATTTAGCCGAAGACGCGCTCAAAGATGTGGCCCGCCTGTTGCTGCTGCGGCACATTCCGGCCGGCGAATTTGTGTTCAACCAGGGCGATCCCGGCGAAGCCCTGTATATTGTTGACAGCGGTACCGTTGAAGCTATTTCCGACAGCCCGGATAAACCCCAAGAATTGGTGGGCCGGTTTGTGGCCGGAGATTTTTTTGGCGAAAACGCCCTGCTCACCGGCAAAACTCGTTCCTTTACCACCTATGCCGCCACCGACGCCAATCTGTGGGGCCTATACCGCACCGATTTTGACAACTTGCTGGTCAAATATCCTCAACTAAGCGTGGCCCTGGGCCGGGTGGTGCGGGAGCAGCTTGACGCTTCGGGCGGTTACGCCATGGAGCCTCATTTAAAGAAAATTGCCCTGCTGGGCGGCCTGTCTCGCCGGCAGCTCGATGAACTTTCCACGCGCTTGCAGGCGCGTCGTTATCAAGGCGGCAGCATCATCTATTACGAAGGCCAGGCCAACGATGAAATGTATTTTGTGGGCCAGGGCCAGATTGAACGCTGGGTAACCACCATGCAGGGGCCTGTTTTATTGGAAATGCACGAGCAGGGCGACTTTTTTGGCGAAATAGCCCTGCTTTCCGGCAAAGCCCACCCCGATACGGCCCACGTATTGGTTGATAGCAACGTTTGGGTGCTGACCAAGGCCGAATTTGAAGATTTTGTGCAGCGTTACCCCAATCTGGCCCTGGTTTTCAATCGCCTGCTGGGCGAACGTTTGGAAGAAACCATGCGCCGCATGCGGGGCGCTGCTCCCCAAAGGGCTTTGCCCGCCACAACCGGCGCGCCTCCGTCGCGGCCTATGACCCCCACCCGGGGGCCGGTGATGATGCCGCCGGTGCCGGTGCGCCCGGTGGGGCCTTCGGCCGGCTTTCAACCGTCGCGGCCTGTACCGGCGCTACCGTCGCGGACCTATCCGGCCCCGGGGCCATCGGTTCACTCCCAACATACCACCGCTATGCCGCCGATACGCCCGTCCGGCCCGTCGGTTCATTCTCAACATACCACCGCTATGCCACCGGTTCGGCCACCTGGTTCAGCGGTTCACTCCCAACATACCGCCGCCATGCCACCGGTCCGCGCCGAACCTTCGCGGCCAGTTCAGCCGCAGCGTAAAAGTAAGCCCGGCCGGAAGGTCAAAAAATCCCCGGCCCGGCCCGGCGATCCCACCCGGGGCATGCCGCATCCTTTCTCTACAGAGGCCGCGCCAACCGAAGCCAAATCAAAACCGGCCCGTAAGCCGCCCAAACCAAAACGGAAAGGGCCGGGCGCAGCATCGCGGCCGGCGCCGGTTGGCGCTTACGCAGAAGCCGCGCCCGTATCCCGGGGAACCGATCCGGTACGGGAAAAATCTGCGGGGGCGCAGACGGGGCAGAGATTGGATGCGCCGTCTGTCTCTCCGGCGCAAAAAGTGGAGCGAAGTCGCCGCTCTACTTCTCAGGCTATGTCGCAGCCTCGCGTCACCTCCAACCGCAGACTCAAACGGTACAACACCAGTTTGTCGGTTTGGTTTGCCAAACGCAGCCTGCTGGCCAAAATAGGCATCCTGGGGATACTGATTCTATTGACCTGGTTGTGCGGCATTTCCGCCCCGTCGTTGATCATCAACTCGCTGGCCGCAACATTTGAAGATGAAGGCGCTCTGCCCGGGGATAAGCGCAGCATTATGAATCAAATGCGTCAAGAGGGGGCTGTGGGAGCCATGGCCGCCCTACCCTTTGTGGAAACGGCCACCCCCACCCCCACCGAAACGCCTACTCCTACCCTCACCCCCACCCCTTCCGCCACCCCCACCGAAACTCCCCTGCCTACCCTCACGCCCACCCCAACGAATACGCCCACCCCTACCGAAACCCCGACCCCGATTTTTACGCCAACACCAACCAATACACCCCGGCCGCTTTTTACCAACACCCCCGGCCCGCCCACCGAAACTCCGACTCCAGAACCTACCCCTACGCCCGATGTTGACTTCCGGCTGGTCAGCGTGCGCCAACTGACCCCTTGTGAAAACCAGGGAAAGCACCACATCTTTATCAAAGTGCAAGACCCCGGCGGCCAGGGGATCAACGGCGTGCCGGTTAAAATTGCCTGGGCCACAGATTTTATTGTGAGCCAAACCGAAACCAAAACAGACCTGAAAGGCAGCCTTGATCCGGGGCGCATTGATTTTGCCATGTTCAAAGGCACTTACGAGGTTTCCATACAGGGCGGCACCAGCGAGGTTGCCACGGGCATTACCCCGGATTTTGGGGTCAATGAGACCTGCCCGGACAACGATAATCCGGTGGCAAATTCTCTTTATCACATCTCTTTTGAGGTTATTTTTGAGCGGACTTTTTAA
- a CDS encoding radical SAM protein: MMSKIEPIIIVNHPSTRLENDCACPDVPFVLSSSLTDKVEEDCACPDTPFSSNRFGLSLSVDDTRRGQAHPTINQKPVRSDRPDRFRIAPQLYTAPLPHNFTLAFSPFSPSGPTVLNQPALKRLQEFSLPQLLEQAVDYTLAEGNLLILAGSKPVMKWGRPTTLTAWLHITNACNLDCAYCYVRKSNSRMPDEIGLKTIERITQTAVKNNFETVKLKYAGGEPALQFRLVQKLHAYAQELTTVKKLGFRAVVLSNGTLWTPEMARWLADAGVKLMISLDGIGAAHDAQRPTRNGQGSFAQIEHAVDHILLPAGIHPDISITITKRNALTAAETVAWAIKRSLPFSLNFYRENLLSANKADLSLEEQQIIEGLRRAYQVVEHYLPARPFLGGLLDRVQAEAHAHACGVGQSYLVFNHAGRLAQCQMRLDEGVTLADTDDALKLAARGPIPAVSVDDKAGCRDCLWRYRCAGGCPLETYRTMGRFDGPNPNCRIYTTLFPEALRLEGLRLMKMAGYLT, translated from the coding sequence ATGATGAGTAAAATCGAACCGATCATCATTGTCAATCATCCTTCAACCAGGTTAGAAAATGACTGCGCCTGCCCGGATGTGCCTTTTGTGCTGAGCAGTTCCCTGACCGATAAAGTAGAAGAGGATTGTGCTTGCCCTGACACCCCTTTTAGCAGTAACCGGTTCGGATTGTCCCTGTCGGTGGATGATACCCGCAGAGGCCAGGCGCATCCAACCATTAACCAAAAACCTGTCAGGTCTGATAGGCCTGACAGGTTTAGAATTGCCCCCCAACTTTACACCGCCCCCCTGCCTCACAATTTTACCCTGGCTTTTAGCCCTTTCTCCCCGTCTGGGCCAACCGTACTGAATCAGCCAGCGCTGAAGCGACTCCAAGAATTCAGCCTGCCCCAACTGCTGGAACAAGCGGTTGATTATACGCTGGCTGAAGGCAATTTACTTATTCTGGCCGGGTCAAAGCCGGTGATGAAGTGGGGCCGCCCCACCACATTAACCGCCTGGCTACACATAACCAACGCCTGCAACCTGGATTGTGCGTATTGTTATGTGCGTAAATCCAATAGCCGCATGCCTGATGAGATTGGCCTAAAAACAATTGAGCGAATTACGCAAACAGCCGTCAAAAATAATTTTGAAACCGTTAAACTCAAATATGCCGGGGGCGAACCGGCCCTTCAGTTCCGACTGGTACAAAAACTCCATGCTTATGCTCAAGAGCTTACCACAGTTAAAAAACTTGGTTTTCGGGCTGTCGTGCTTAGTAATGGAACGCTCTGGACGCCTGAGATGGCCCGCTGGCTGGCCGATGCCGGGGTCAAGTTGATGATTTCTCTAGATGGCATCGGCGCAGCTCACGACGCGCAGCGGCCTACCCGCAATGGCCAAGGCAGCTTTGCCCAAATAGAGCATGCGGTTGACCATATTCTACTGCCGGCCGGCATTCACCCCGATATTTCTATCACCATCACTAAACGTAATGCTCTGACTGCCGCCGAGACTGTTGCCTGGGCTATCAAACGAAGTTTGCCTTTTAGTCTCAATTTTTACCGGGAAAATTTACTGTCAGCCAATAAGGCAGATTTAAGCCTGGAGGAACAACAGATAATTGAAGGCTTGCGGCGGGCTTATCAGGTAGTTGAACACTATTTGCCTGCCCGCCCGTTTTTAGGCGGCTTGCTGGACCGAGTGCAAGCTGAAGCTCATGCGCATGCCTGCGGCGTGGGTCAGAGTTATCTGGTTTTTAACCATGCCGGCCGGTTAGCGCAGTGCCAGATGCGCCTGGACGAGGGAGTTACTCTGGCCGATACAGATGACGCTTTGAAACTCGCGGCTCGCGGTCCCATTCCGGCGGTCAGCGTTGATGACAAAGCCGGCTGTCGAGATTGTCTGTGGCGGTATCGCTGCGCCGGCGGCTGCCCGTTGGAAACCTATCGAACCATGGGCAGGTTTGATGGGCCAAATCCAAATTGCCGCATCTACACCACGTTATTTCCAGAAGCGTTGCGGCTGGAAGGGTTGAGGTTGATGAAAATGGCCGGCTATTTAACCTGA